Proteins from a genomic interval of Crassostrea angulata isolate pt1a10 chromosome 7, ASM2561291v2, whole genome shotgun sequence:
- the LOC128156460 gene encoding uncharacterized protein LOC128156460, whose product MCEESVTKDGVTCCYNYYHNGSACVRCLPGYYGNDCTSKCEHPSYGDQCYKRCKCDLTSCHHVTGCIADYNQRSQFPTESLETFSTQDVPIYHETHSFGNVSSNTKKPQYSSYSITNTKTITILNSSSTDSNKVDASMPTPTNIQIDTNILIITVGGVIALLLSILVVQHCLKLRLKRRKYAQQMSLKRSPFKEEETYQEINESLMTVGQYNNRNDHQELGKYFELQTSDQSSAVPYEKMKTELQYEEVNESSVLSSPTCSTDSNSSNKSYLVPKKNKRRSYVDVLDTSTENTPISVEDIHTPLNDKQSNKDKSESSEYLDPIIDANINENASQSCDVGGNSDAYLDVTHETIV is encoded by the exons atgtgcgAGGAATCGGTAACgaa GGATGGCGTTACCTGTTGTTATAACTACTACCACAACGGATCAGCATGTGTTC GTTGTCTCCCGGGATATTATGGAAATGATTGTACAAGTAAGTGTGAACATCCCAGTTATGGCGATCAGTGCTACAAGAGGTGTAAATGTGACCTTACGTCTTGCCATCATGTAACAGGATGCATAGCGG ATTATAATCAAAGATCACAATTTCCAACTGAAAGTCTGGAAACATTTAGTACTCAAGATGTCCCAATTTATCATGAAACGCATTCGTTTGGAAATGTTTCCTCAAATACTAAAAAACCTCAATACAGTAGTTACAGCATAACAAACACAAAGACCATCACAATATTAAACAGTAGCAGTACTGATTCAAATAAAGTTGATGCTTCAATGCCTACTCCTACAAATATTCAAATTGATACcaacattttaataataacaGTAGGGGGTGTAATTGCACTACTTCTTAGTATTCTAGTTGTACAGCATTGCTTAAAACTTCGTTTAAAACGGAGAAAGTATGCACAACAGATGTCTTTGAAACGAAGCCCATTCAAAGAGGAAGAGACGTATCAAGAGATAAACGAATCGTTAATGACCGTAGGACAATATAATAACCGCAATGATCATCAAGAACTTGGCAAATACTTTGAACTACAAACCTCAGATCAATCTTCTGCTGTGCCATATGAAAAGATGAAAACCGAGTTACAATATGAAGAAGTAAACGAATCTTCTGTGTTATCATCACCCACATGTAGTACAGATTCAAATAGCAGCAATAAATCATACCTAgtaccgaagaaaaacaagagacGAAGCTACGTAGATGTTTTAGATACTAGCACTGAAAATACTCCAATTTCCGTTGAGGACATCCATACACCATTGAATGACAAACAAAGCAACAAAGATAAGAGTGAATCATCAGAATATTTAGATCCTATCATTGATGCAAACATTAATGAAAACGCATCACAAAGTTGTGATGTAGGAGGCAATAGTGATGCTTATTTAGATGTTACACATGAAACAATTGTTTAG
- the LOC128191344 gene encoding uncharacterized protein LOC128191344, with product MCKENEPEARNGTSSTCCYNSYYNGSECVRCPAGFYGNNCIHHCKNGFYGLDCIKQCACKQPLNCHHIIGCSTDYPGNESSSIPNRDSENSSILHVTLDSVTNPVGGSNKENTYILPDTKVTGITRTITKSSSVSTKTIKPDAPVTTTTGNSLDTNLFLLAIGGVIALFLGVIMVQLCIKLRTKRRKYSHQISAKQHSATEEETYQEINESLIAVQHLNDNHNEHRQVGKYYELHTSGQPTSVPYDRIKNQLQYLEIIDDSLVASTNSPDSNNSATSYLKPKTNKKQSNLDNMDSSEIIAISEQNNQNDLQQVSNYTELQPKNSLTTELYKQIHTNVQHKDIDETIHDLSTSSGSNKSNTSYLKPKPNARHSYMEVTSSDLTEGGKSVEERRVSITDDSSNRVSSQYLDPIHDLSTSSGSNKSNTSYLKPKPNARHSYMEVASSDLTEGGKSVEERRVSITDDSSNRVSSQYLDPIYDPHLEENVSKSQDSIDTSDAYLDVINETFL from the exons atgTGTAAGGAAAATGAACCAGAAGCGAG GAATGGGACTTCGTCTACGTGTTGTTATAACAGTTACTACAACGGATCGGAATGTGTTC GTTGTCCTGCTGGGTTTTATGGAAATAATTGTATCCATCATTGCAAGAATGGATTTTATGGCTTGGATTGCATCAAACAGTGTGCTTGCAAACAACCCCTTAATTGCCATCATATAATAGGGTGTTCAACAG ATTATCCTGGTAATGAGAGTTCAAGCATTCCCAATAGAGATTCAGAAAATTCTAGTATCCTTCATGTCACACTTGACTCCGTTACCAATCCTGTTGGAGGTTCTAATAAAGAGAATACGTATATTCTTCCTGATACTAAAGTCACTGGAATCACAAGGACGATCACAAAATCAAGTAGTGTCAGCACTAAGACGATAAAACCCGATGCCCCAGTCACCACAACTACCGGCAATTCCCTCGATACCAACCTTTTCTTATTGGCAATAGGTGGTGTAATCGCACTGTTTCTAGGTGTTATCATGGTTCAGCTTTGCATAAAACTACGTACAAAACGAAGAAAGTATTCACACCAAATATCCGCGAAACAGCATTCAGCAACAGAAGAAGAAACGTATCAAGAAATTAACGAATCTTTAATAGCCGTACAGCATTTAAACGATAATCATAATGAACATCGACAAGTTGGAAAGTATTATGAACTACACACATCGGGTCAGCCTACATCTGTGCCATATGATAGGATAAAAAATCAACTACAATATCTAGAGATAATCGATGACTCTTTGGTAGCATCGACCAACAGTCCCGATTCAAATAACAGCGCAACATCATATCTTAAACCAAAGACcaacaaaaaacaaagtaaCTTAGATAATATGGACTCTTCAGAAATAATAGCTATTTCTGAACAAAACAATCAGAATGATCTTCAACAAGTTAGCAATTACACTGAATTGCAGCCAAAAAACTCACTCACAACCGAGCTTTATAAACAGATACACACCAACGTACAACATAAAGACATCGACGAGACTATTCATGACTTGTCAACGAGTTCTGGCTCTAATAAGAGCAACACATCTTACTTAAAACCAAAACCAAATGCGAGACACAGCTATATGGAGGTAACAAGTTCTGATCTAACAGAAGGTGGAAAATCTGTTGAAGAAAGACGTGTTTCCATAACAGACGACAGTAGCAACCGTGTGTCGTCACAATATCTAGATCCTATTCATGACTTGTCAACGAGTTCTGGCTCTAATAAGAGCAACACATCTTACTTAAAACCAAAACCAAATGCGAGACACAGCTATATGGAGGTAGCAAGTTCTGATCTAACAGAAGGTGGAAAATCTGTTGAAGAAAGACGTGTTTCCATAACAGACGACAGTAGCAACCGTGTGTCGTCACAATATCTAGATCCTATTTATGATCCACATCTTGAAGAAAACGTATCCAAGAGCCAAGATTCCATTGACACTAGCGATGCGTATCTGGATGTTATTAATGAGACATTTCTCTAA
- the LOC128192789 gene encoding uncharacterized protein LOC128192789, translating to MCEESDTRDGVICCYNYYHNGSACVRCLPGYYSNDCKRECQYPSYGYQCYKKCECVVKSCHHVIGCLADYRQSSQFPTESPETFSTQHVQIYHKTHLLGNLSSSTEKLQYRSYSITNTKTFRILNSFTTDSNIIDASMPAPKSILFDTNIILITIGGVIALLLSILVVQQCLKFRLKRRKYAQQMSLKRSSIKEEERYHEINESLMTVGQYDNRNDPQELGKYYELQISDQASAAPYEKMETELQYQEINESSVLSSTSSVSCYGNTSYPVPDKRCIFVNVLDSSPAKFKTSSEESHVNLTNGSSKKDKSESSEYLDPIFDAQIYENTSKGCDTGTNNDTYLDVTHESVL from the exons GGATGGCGTTATCTGTTGTTATAACTACTACCACAACGGATCAGCATGTGTTC GTTGTCTCCCGGGATATTATAGTAATGATTGTAAACGTGAGTGTCAATATCCCAGTTATGGCTATCAATGCTACAAAAAGTGTGAATGTGTAGTGAAGTCTTGCCATCATGTCATAGGATGCTTAGCGG ATTATAGACAAAGTTCACAATTTCCAACTGAAAGTCCGGAAACATTTAGTACTCAACATGTCCAAATTTACCATAAAACGCATTTGCTTGGAAATTTGTCCTCAAGTACTGAAAAACTTCAATACCGTAGTTACAGCATAACAAACACAAAGACATTCagaattttaaatagttttactACTGATTCAAATATAATTGATGCTTCAATGCCTGCTCCAAAAAGCATTCTATTTGATACTAATATTATATTGATAACAATAGGGGGTGTAATTGCACTACTTCTTAGTATTCTCGTTGTACAACAGTGTTTAAAATTTCGCTTAAAACGGAGAAAGTATGCACAACAGATGTCTCTGAAACGAAGTTCAATAAAAGAGGAAGAAAGGTATCATGAGATAAACGAATCGTTAATGACCGTAGGACAATATGATAACCGCAATGATCCCCAAGAACTTGGCAAATACTACGAACTTCAAATATCAGATCAGGCTTCTGCTGCCCCATATGAAAAGATGGAAACCGAGTTacaatatcaagaaataaacGAATCTTCTGTATTGTCATCAACGAGTTCAGTCTCATGTTACGGCAATACATCATATCCAGTACCTGATAAAAGATGCATCTTTGTAAATGTTTTAGATTCCAGTcctgcaaaatttaaaacatcctCTGAAGAAAGCCATGTAAATTTGACTAATGGAAGCAGCAAGAAAGATAAAAGTGAATCATCAGAATATCTAGATCCTATTTTTGATGCACAGATTTATGAAAACACATCAAAAGGTTGTGATACCGGTACCAATAACGATACGTATTTAGATGTTACACATGAATCAGTTctctaa